In the genome of Salinispirillum sp. LH 10-3-1, one region contains:
- a CDS encoding TonB-dependent receptor codes for MRVIPMVIAGLLILANGLGASERLGPLVVTGTRTAKSVAESPVKVDVLTREDLAATQPITVAEALQHVSGLQLSSIHGREGQQVSLQGMSGDQVLVLVDGRPITASTGSTVNLSTLSTQNIERIEIVRGATSALYGSDAMGGVVNIITRQPERPELVVRWQGRNFERQNTNKAWLGVLADQSLGASMGWRNERWSSATDVTYRLSTGSDRDAASYTQDTFTGRRISLAHTMGYHWTDGALLFDTTGYFTDLYRPVSQNGTAFRYTDDTQQIAVGAELRNRFGALASTTQLKGEWFDQTTTQNAVFTDRVEQTRNGVMHSGFFAQQWDLQAGEHLLTLGGDYRLNTLTQTQTKEALDGTSSTQVEVDDKQQQSAALYVQDDFFLTDTLELLPGLRAQWDDGFGFFAAPKFNLRWDPDALQQPSFDGHVRAGLGLGYRVPNLKERYYFFDHAQFGYRVEGNPDLSPERNLSWQLGLKLEGGRWDLDISGFLNQAQQLIVTEQDDELSLQEGLDVYRYQNVERAELMGIDVEFTRQLGSAPHRVSVAYNGLHAVDTDSGLYLPGRTPHMITASVDLRLHRYWQWHTSARYRSNTWSNRENTIETPAWIDLDTTLHFTPYAQSRFYVRGVNLFNQYQPIHAEQDLRPLTGRQWVLGTELRLF; via the coding sequence ATGCGTGTAATTCCAATGGTAATCGCAGGTTTATTGATTCTGGCGAATGGTTTGGGGGCCAGTGAGCGGCTTGGCCCGCTCGTCGTCACCGGGACGCGGACGGCAAAAAGTGTCGCCGAGTCCCCAGTGAAAGTTGATGTGCTGACCCGTGAAGATTTGGCGGCGACCCAGCCCATAACCGTTGCTGAAGCATTGCAACACGTGTCCGGGCTGCAACTGAGCAGTATTCACGGCCGAGAAGGTCAGCAGGTGAGTTTGCAGGGGATGTCCGGTGATCAAGTTCTGGTGCTGGTGGATGGTCGGCCGATCACGGCTTCAACCGGTTCGACGGTCAACCTGTCGACCCTGAGTACGCAAAATATTGAGCGCATTGAAATTGTGCGCGGTGCGACTTCGGCACTGTACGGCAGCGACGCGATGGGGGGTGTGGTCAACATCATTACCCGGCAGCCTGAACGGCCTGAGCTCGTGGTGCGCTGGCAGGGGCGCAACTTCGAACGGCAGAACACCAACAAGGCATGGCTTGGTGTGTTGGCTGACCAGTCACTGGGCGCCTCGATGGGTTGGCGCAATGAGCGCTGGTCGTCCGCCACTGATGTTACGTACCGCTTGAGCACCGGCTCGGACCGCGATGCCGCCAGCTACACTCAGGATACCTTCACGGGGCGTCGCATCAGCCTGGCTCACACTATGGGCTATCACTGGACAGATGGCGCCCTATTGTTCGATACCACGGGCTATTTCACCGACCTCTACCGTCCCGTCAGTCAGAACGGCACCGCCTTCCGCTACACCGACGACACACAGCAGATTGCGGTGGGGGCTGAGCTGCGTAACCGCTTTGGCGCGCTGGCAAGTACCACGCAGCTAAAAGGAGAGTGGTTTGACCAGACCACCACGCAAAATGCGGTGTTCACCGACAGGGTAGAGCAAACCCGCAACGGTGTTATGCACAGTGGATTCTTTGCCCAACAATGGGATTTACAGGCGGGAGAACACTTGCTAACGCTGGGGGGCGATTATCGCTTGAACACGCTCACCCAAACGCAGACCAAGGAGGCGTTGGATGGCACCTCCTCAACTCAGGTCGAAGTCGACGACAAACAGCAACAGTCCGCTGCGCTCTATGTGCAAGACGACTTCTTTCTGACCGATACCTTGGAGTTGTTGCCGGGCTTACGCGCCCAGTGGGATGACGGCTTCGGCTTTTTCGCAGCCCCCAAATTCAATCTACGCTGGGACCCAGACGCTCTGCAGCAACCGAGCTTCGATGGGCATGTACGCGCCGGGCTGGGGTTGGGTTATCGAGTGCCTAATCTTAAGGAGCGTTATTACTTCTTTGATCACGCCCAGTTTGGCTACCGTGTGGAAGGTAATCCGGACTTATCTCCCGAGCGGAATCTGTCTTGGCAGTTGGGCTTGAAGTTAGAGGGAGGGCGATGGGATCTGGACATCAGCGGATTCCTAAATCAGGCGCAGCAGTTGATCGTTACGGAACAAGACGACGAACTGAGCCTGCAAGAGGGGCTTGATGTGTACCGTTATCAAAACGTTGAGCGCGCCGAGCTAATGGGCATTGATGTGGAATTCACGCGCCAGCTTGGCAGCGCACCGCATCGGGTCAGTGTGGCCTACAACGGGTTGCACGCTGTGGACACGGACAGTGGTTTGTATTTACCGGGGCGCACGCCGCATATGATCACGGCCAGTGTGGATCTGCGCTTGCATCGGTATTGGCAATGGCACACGTCAGCGCGTTACCGCAGCAACACCTGGTCAAATCGAGAAAATACCATAGAAACACCGGCGTGGATTGACCTCGATACCACCCTGCATTTTACACCCTACGCTCAGTCGCGCTTCTACGTGCGCGGCGTCAACTTGTTCAACCAATATCAGCCCATTCACGCCGAGCAGGACTTGCGGCCATTAACAGGGCGCCAGTGGGTGCTCGGCACGGAACTTCGACTTTTTTAA
- a CDS encoding ABC transporter substrate-binding protein, with product MHLHKLMLLVVSVMLATPLWAQGGPQRIVVADGALTEILYALGVEDRIVGVDTTSVYPASAQALPNVGYLRALSAEGILSLQPDLLLTTQDAGPTNVLNQLQQAGLPIALLEVEYSASGTLALIEQVGELVGLPTESAALMQRVHAQISSAAYQLPPETRIMFVLNAGGRGFMVSGQDTRAHALIELVGARNAFTEFPGYKPLTNEAALMAAPDIILVSHAEGALDGVIRHPALALTPAVTKGQVYSVDHTDWLQFGPRLGDSIAGLSALLQATP from the coding sequence ATGCATCTGCATAAGCTAATGCTGCTCGTTGTGAGCGTTATGCTGGCCACGCCACTGTGGGCTCAGGGCGGCCCACAGCGCATTGTGGTGGCTGATGGTGCGCTGACGGAGATTCTGTATGCCTTAGGAGTGGAAGACCGGATCGTTGGCGTCGACACCACCAGCGTCTATCCGGCGAGCGCCCAAGCGTTGCCCAACGTCGGCTACCTGCGTGCGCTCTCTGCCGAGGGCATTCTGTCGCTGCAACCAGACTTGCTGTTGACCACACAGGATGCTGGTCCGACGAATGTGCTGAATCAACTTCAGCAGGCTGGTTTACCCATTGCCCTTTTGGAAGTCGAGTATTCGGCCAGCGGTACCTTGGCGTTGATCGAACAGGTGGGCGAACTGGTGGGCTTGCCGACGGAGTCTGCGGCCTTGATGCAACGTGTACACGCGCAGATCTCTTCGGCAGCCTACCAGTTGCCACCCGAGACGCGCATCATGTTTGTGCTGAATGCGGGGGGCCGGGGTTTTATGGTCAGTGGGCAGGATACGCGAGCGCATGCACTGATTGAGCTCGTTGGGGCACGCAATGCGTTTACCGAGTTTCCGGGCTACAAGCCGCTGACCAACGAAGCTGCCTTGATGGCAGCCCCTGATATCATCCTAGTGTCACACGCTGAAGGGGCACTGGATGGCGTAATTCGTCACCCCGCGCTGGCGTTAACGCCTGCGGTGACAAAGGGGCAAGTGTATTCGGTAGATCACACCGACTGGCTGCAGTTTGGGCCGCGTCTAGGTGACTCCATCGCAGGCCTATCAGCGTTATTGCAGGCCACACCATGA
- a CDS encoding acyltransferase, whose translation MKKQLAGILALLLMLIQTVIGMIPLMTIALLKLIVPIKSFRRSCTIAVMRIAETWAEVNKGIFALLTSTQWEVNCDIPLRKDTSYLIVCNHQSWVDIPALIQVLNRKVPFYKFFLKQELIWVPLLGLAWWALDYPFMKRYSKEQIARKPSLAGKDMEITRKACEKFRGLPVSVINFAEGTRFRQEKHDHQNSPYDQLLRPKAGGIAFALESLGTQLDAILDVTIVYPDGIPTFWDLMTNRIRRVVVDIQQIDIQPEWLTGGYQTNPEYRERFQQWVSDLWHEKDARIKHLQSAIN comes from the coding sequence ATGAAAAAACAGCTTGCCGGCATATTGGCCTTATTGCTGATGCTGATTCAAACCGTCATTGGCATGATTCCTTTAATGACCATTGCTTTGTTGAAGCTGATTGTACCTATTAAATCTTTTCGTCGTAGCTGCACGATTGCGGTAATGCGAATTGCCGAAACATGGGCCGAAGTCAACAAGGGCATTTTCGCCTTACTGACTTCCACGCAGTGGGAGGTTAACTGCGACATACCGCTGCGCAAAGATACGTCCTACCTCATCGTGTGCAATCATCAGTCGTGGGTTGATATCCCAGCACTCATTCAGGTATTGAACCGAAAAGTGCCGTTCTACAAGTTTTTTCTTAAGCAAGAGTTGATTTGGGTACCGCTTCTCGGTTTAGCCTGGTGGGCGCTGGATTACCCTTTTATGAAACGGTATTCGAAAGAGCAAATAGCTCGCAAACCAAGTTTGGCCGGTAAAGACATGGAAATTACCCGCAAGGCGTGCGAAAAATTCCGTGGCCTGCCGGTCTCCGTCATAAACTTTGCTGAGGGCACACGCTTTCGACAAGAGAAACACGACCACCAGAACTCTCCATACGATCAACTGCTACGCCCTAAAGCTGGCGGCATTGCCTTTGCTTTGGAGTCACTGGGGACACAGCTGGATGCTATTTTGGACGTTACCATCGTCTACCCGGACGGCATCCCCACATTTTGGGATCTGATGACTAACCGTATCCGCCGGGTGGTCGTTGATATTCAACAAATCGACATACAGCCTGAGTGGTTGACCGGCGGCTATCAAACCAATCCAGAATATCGTGAGCGCTTTCAGCAATGGGTCTCCGACCTATGGCATGAAAAAGACGCCCGTATCAAACATCTGCAGTCCGCAATCAACTGA
- a CDS encoding diguanylate cyclase domain-containing protein: MPNDSKELQHAQRRSRRQRLLLERYRQAFAVQSALLRLADLASSVPSMRDFYPAVHEVVNQHLHAVNFYVASVDLTTERYRVEYFADEKDGEFSESISSDLLSGGLTGYVVRTGKPLLCGPQEYEQLANAGEIGRHGTMSHEWMGVPLRRADRVIGVMVVQTYDAGFHYTEPDQQLFEQIAEHTVIAIDRVRQRELLEATVQQRTAALQDTNESLQREIRDRIEAQELQVALYRISELAADSADTSEFYEAIQGVLGGLMHSENCYIALLSEDRTLLTFPFYRDQYSLPAFTKPLGRGLSEYVIRTGETTLIDEDRAEVLTELGEIRASDYNSLLKGHQATSWLGSPLIVENEVMGVIVVQSYDGYYVYGQREKEILHFVSQHIAVAIQRRLAAEQQRLHHDELERRIVESTQELREMNASLMREVEQRKKAEERLYFEANHDALTGLANRQNFLQQLTQQFAMRRRKKAGMALLFLDIDRFKEINDTHGHHIGDDLLCEVSSRLLAVVRDHDVVARLGGDEFVVLLTVLDDDIVAEEVAQRIIVAMSDPVRIKGLVLNTGASIGIAYWHAGYKTSEDLMKNADAAMYQAKGSGRGCYLVYREDVGPSKE, from the coding sequence TTGCCGAACGATAGCAAAGAACTGCAGCATGCTCAGCGGCGCTCTCGACGGCAGCGGCTGTTGCTCGAGCGCTATCGTCAAGCTTTCGCAGTGCAGTCCGCCTTGCTTCGTTTGGCGGATTTAGCCAGCAGCGTACCAAGCATGAGGGACTTTTATCCCGCCGTACATGAGGTGGTCAATCAGCACCTGCACGCGGTAAATTTTTATGTCGCTTCAGTCGATCTTACTACTGAACGATACCGTGTCGAATACTTTGCGGATGAAAAAGACGGCGAGTTTTCAGAGAGTATCTCATCAGACTTATTGTCCGGCGGGCTCACGGGGTACGTCGTGCGTACCGGGAAGCCATTGCTGTGTGGCCCGCAGGAATATGAACAGCTAGCCAATGCCGGTGAGATAGGCCGACACGGAACCATGAGCCATGAGTGGATGGGCGTTCCCCTGCGGCGGGCTGATCGGGTGATTGGTGTCATGGTCGTACAGACCTATGATGCCGGATTCCATTACACCGAGCCGGATCAGCAGTTGTTCGAGCAAATCGCCGAGCACACCGTTATTGCCATTGATCGGGTGCGGCAGCGTGAATTATTGGAAGCGACCGTGCAGCAGCGCACCGCAGCTTTACAAGACACCAACGAGTCGTTGCAGCGTGAAATTCGTGATCGGATCGAAGCGCAAGAGTTGCAAGTGGCGCTTTATCGCATTTCTGAACTGGCGGCAGACAGCGCCGACACTTCAGAGTTTTATGAAGCCATCCAAGGGGTGCTGGGTGGCTTGATGCACTCAGAAAATTGCTACATCGCCTTGTTGAGTGAAGATCGTACACTGCTTACCTTTCCCTTCTATCGCGATCAATACAGTTTGCCCGCCTTTACCAAACCACTGGGCCGAGGCTTGTCCGAGTACGTTATACGAACTGGCGAGACCACCCTCATTGACGAAGACAGAGCAGAGGTACTGACGGAGCTGGGTGAGATTCGAGCCAGTGACTACAACAGCTTATTGAAAGGCCACCAGGCGACCAGCTGGTTGGGCTCTCCGCTGATCGTCGAAAACGAGGTAATGGGTGTTATCGTTGTGCAGTCTTACGATGGGTATTATGTGTATGGACAACGAGAGAAGGAAATCCTGCATTTTGTGTCGCAGCATATTGCCGTAGCCATTCAGCGCCGCTTGGCCGCCGAGCAGCAACGCCTGCATCATGATGAGCTGGAGCGTCGCATTGTTGAAAGTACCCAAGAGTTGCGTGAAATGAATGCCAGCCTGATGCGCGAAGTAGAACAGCGCAAAAAAGCAGAGGAGCGCCTGTACTTTGAAGCCAATCATGATGCGTTAACGGGGCTGGCGAACCGGCAAAATTTCTTGCAGCAATTGACCCAGCAATTTGCTATGCGGCGGCGGAAGAAGGCGGGTATGGCCTTGCTGTTTCTGGACATCGATCGATTCAAAGAAATCAATGACACCCATGGTCACCATATCGGAGATGATCTGCTTTGTGAGGTCAGTTCGCGCTTGCTGGCCGTGGTGCGTGATCACGATGTGGTTGCCCGCTTGGGCGGTGACGAGTTCGTTGTTTTGTTGACGGTGTTGGACGACGACATCGTCGCAGAGGAGGTGGCGCAGCGTATCATCGTAGCCATGAGCGATCCGGTGCGTATAAAGGGATTGGTCTTAAATACCGGTGCCAGTATCGGGATTGCTTACTGGCATGCGGGATACAAAACATCTGAAGACTTGATGAAGAATGCTGATGCAGCCATGTATCAAGCCAAGGGCAGTGGTCGTGGTTGCTATCTGGTTTACAGAGAAGACGTAGGACCTTCCAAGGAGTAA
- a CDS encoding iron ABC transporter permease, with product MTTPLYSASTPLASESDTDTPKWTRVQIQFGLLIAGLMLAVLGGLMFGAAAIPARAVLSSLWSAFPGVSSNAHTAADHLIIWQLRLPRVLLAGCIGAGLAVAGAAIQAVFRNPLADPGLIGVSSGSALAAITMIVLGDLILVGALAQFQLVALPIAAFIGGLITTALIYRISTMAGITRIHTLLLAGIAIGALTGAISGVLTYLADDVQLRSLTFWSMGSLGGATWPTLFSVLPWILLALFVIPYFSNALNAILLGENVAQHLGMNAQRIKKGVIALAALAVGASVAAAGMIGFVGLVIPHLMRLWLGPDHRILLPACALSGAMLLIGADLIARTIAAPAEIPIGIITALLGSPFFLWLLLNQGRQSRLH from the coding sequence ATGACGACCCCGCTTTATTCCGCATCAACGCCATTAGCCAGCGAGTCAGATACCGACACACCGAAGTGGACGCGCGTACAGATTCAGTTCGGTCTGTTAATCGCCGGGCTAATGCTGGCTGTACTGGGAGGGCTGATGTTTGGCGCGGCAGCCATTCCTGCTCGGGCCGTACTCAGTAGTTTATGGTCAGCCTTCCCCGGCGTGTCCAGCAACGCTCATACGGCCGCCGACCATTTGATTATTTGGCAACTGCGTCTGCCGCGTGTATTGCTGGCGGGTTGTATTGGTGCCGGACTGGCCGTGGCGGGCGCAGCCATCCAAGCGGTCTTTCGCAACCCGCTGGCCGACCCCGGTTTGATTGGTGTATCCAGTGGTTCAGCCTTAGCGGCGATCACCATGATTGTTCTGGGTGATCTCATTCTGGTCGGCGCCTTGGCGCAGTTTCAACTGGTAGCCCTTCCCATAGCGGCCTTTATCGGCGGACTGATTACCACGGCACTGATCTACCGCATCTCCACCATGGCAGGCATCACCCGAATCCACACTCTGTTGCTGGCTGGCATTGCAATTGGCGCACTGACTGGAGCCATCAGCGGCGTGCTTACCTACTTGGCGGATGATGTTCAATTGCGCTCGTTGACCTTTTGGAGCATGGGTAGCCTAGGTGGTGCAACTTGGCCTACGCTGTTCAGTGTGCTGCCGTGGATTCTTCTGGCGTTATTTGTCATTCCCTATTTCAGTAATGCATTAAATGCGATTCTGCTGGGTGAAAACGTGGCACAACATTTAGGTATGAACGCGCAGCGTATCAAGAAAGGCGTCATTGCCCTGGCCGCGCTTGCGGTGGGTGCATCGGTCGCAGCTGCGGGCATGATTGGCTTTGTCGGTTTGGTTATTCCGCACCTGATGCGCCTCTGGCTGGGCCCGGACCATCGTATCCTATTGCCCGCCTGTGCCCTGAGTGGCGCCATGCTATTGATCGGCGCCGACCTCATTGCTCGCACCATCGCCGCACCAGCGGAAATCCCGATAGGGATCATCACCGCTTTATTGGGTAGCCCATTCTTTCTTTGGTTGCTGCTGAATCAGGGGCGCCAGAGCCGCCTACATTGA
- a CDS encoding NfeD family protein: MIWIIVGVLLILSELMATSIVAVFLGIGAIVTGVLLYFGVIESFTAQAIVFGVVSLSSLIVARKRFKTIFGGFTADAGEQSTQFQRDIGERVTVLADFEQGAGRVTLNGVAWNAESSDDLKAGEVAWVIANEGINLTVSRKAP, encoded by the coding sequence ATGATTTGGATTATAGTAGGCGTGCTGTTGATTTTGTCGGAATTGATGGCGACCAGCATTGTGGCGGTGTTTTTGGGCATCGGTGCCATTGTGACCGGTGTTTTGCTGTATTTCGGTGTTATTGAAAGCTTTACCGCTCAGGCCATTGTTTTTGGGGTCGTCAGCTTGTCATCCCTGATAGTGGCACGTAAACGTTTTAAAACTATTTTTGGCGGCTTCACAGCAGACGCGGGTGAACAGAGCACACAGTTTCAGCGCGATATTGGCGAGCGCGTGACGGTTCTGGCAGATTTTGAACAAGGTGCTGGGCGTGTGACCTTGAACGGAGTGGCGTGGAACGCGGAGTCCAGCGACGACTTAAAAGCCGGTGAGGTCGCTTGGGTTATTGCGAATGAAGGCATTAACCTTACAGTCAGCAGAAAGGCTCCGTAG
- a CDS encoding MerR family DNA-binding protein: MMKIGDAAKASGLSAKTIRYYESIGLLSSHRLDNGYRDYGARDLAALKFLQRARTLGFSIEDSRSLLTLQQNPARASASVKRVAEQRLAHLESQIKELHAMQATLRELVQQCPGDSSADCAILDGLTGSPD; this comes from the coding sequence ATGATGAAGATCGGTGACGCTGCAAAAGCTTCCGGCCTGAGTGCCAAAACCATCCGCTATTACGAAAGCATTGGCTTGCTGAGCAGCCACCGCTTAGACAATGGTTATCGAGACTATGGGGCGCGTGACCTGGCGGCCTTAAAATTTCTGCAACGTGCTCGCACCTTAGGCTTTAGTATCGAAGACAGCCGCAGCTTGCTGACGCTGCAGCAGAACCCTGCGCGCGCCAGTGCGTCGGTAAAACGAGTAGCGGAACAGCGGTTGGCCCACCTTGAAAGCCAGATCAAAGAACTGCATGCTATGCAAGCCACGTTGCGAGAGTTGGTGCAACAGTGCCCGGGCGACAGCTCGGCCGATTGTGCCATTCTGGACGGTTTAACGGGCTCACCAGACTGA
- a CDS encoding stomatin-like protein — translation METIDIGSVLALGFAVAVVIIILKSARIVPQRSNFVIERLGKYSRTLDSGFHFLIPFVDKVAYQQLLKEEVIDVERQACVTKDNIQVGINGVMYIQVVDSHKASYGINDYRYAASQLAQTTMRSVIGQTDLDKTFEERAKINEEVVKALDDAAAPWGIKVLRYEISDIELPASIKDALEQQMRAERERRAAIAKSEGERQAMINVSEGQKQEVINLSEGEKMKQINEAEGRAREIELIAEATAEGIRKIALAIKEPGGSEAVSLRIAEQYVKEFGNLAKTNNTMIIPAELSNIGGAVAGLSEVLRVTNNTNKK, via the coding sequence ATGGAAACGATAGATATTGGCTCAGTGTTAGCGCTCGGCTTTGCCGTAGCGGTTGTTATTATCATCCTGAAGTCGGCGCGCATTGTGCCGCAGCGAAGTAACTTCGTGATTGAGCGTCTGGGTAAGTATTCTCGGACGTTAGATTCAGGTTTTCACTTTCTGATCCCCTTCGTTGATAAAGTCGCTTATCAGCAGCTGCTGAAAGAAGAAGTGATTGACGTTGAGCGCCAGGCTTGTGTGACCAAAGACAACATCCAAGTGGGTATCAACGGCGTGATGTATATTCAGGTGGTTGACTCACACAAAGCCAGTTATGGCATCAACGACTACCGCTATGCCGCTTCCCAGTTGGCCCAGACCACCATGCGTTCGGTGATCGGTCAAACGGACCTGGACAAAACCTTTGAAGAGCGCGCTAAAATCAACGAAGAAGTTGTCAAGGCCTTGGACGACGCGGCAGCTCCTTGGGGCATTAAAGTACTGCGTTACGAGATTTCTGATATTGAGCTGCCTGCCAGCATCAAAGACGCCCTGGAACAGCAAATGCGTGCCGAGCGCGAGCGTCGTGCCGCGATTGCTAAGTCAGAAGGCGAGCGCCAGGCGATGATCAACGTGTCTGAAGGTCAGAAGCAGGAAGTCATCAACCTGTCTGAAGGTGAGAAAATGAAGCAGATCAACGAGGCCGAAGGTCGGGCTCGTGAGATCGAATTGATTGCTGAAGCAACGGCGGAAGGTATTCGTAAGATCGCCTTGGCGATCAAAGAACCAGGCGGCTCGGAGGCAGTGAGCTTGCGTATTGCAGAGCAGTACGTAAAAGAGTTTGGTAATCTGGCGAAAACCAACAACACCATGATCATTCCAGCAGAATTGTCGAACATCGGCGGTGCGGTAGCTGGGTTGTCGGAAGTGTTGCGCGTCACGAACAACACGAACAAGAAGTAA
- a CDS encoding ChuX/HutX family heme-like substrate-binding protein — MTTLSRAFSPAVSTPQAQVTTLAERWAMLREQQSGLRIRNAAALLSVSEVELLATLCGQQHSQAEEQVTRLVCAPYDLLAELHSVGPLMALVRNEHAVHETIGSFGKLSGNGPVRLFLGAQDQRLFAFRWTKAFFSKTDARESIQFFNAQGSASFKLFTRPDTDMDAWAKLVSRYVAEDQSQTETVAPASPETQKVILSHDEAARLRERWGALRDIHQFNQLLRDFEVGRLTAVQYAGNEWVREVSSDAIELALTQAKEQQLSIMTFVSNGDIVQIHTGVPDRLLRTGPWFNVLDPSFNLHLNTAGIAQAWVITRPTGDGLVTTLEAFDAHGNSILQLFGERHEGEPELAEWRALTEQLPTPDKETVHASA; from the coding sequence ATGACGACATTGTCACGTGCGTTTTCACCCGCGGTTTCCACTCCACAGGCTCAAGTCACCACACTGGCGGAACGCTGGGCCATGTTGCGTGAACAACAATCTGGCCTGCGCATTCGTAATGCCGCTGCCTTACTCAGTGTGAGTGAGGTGGAGTTGCTGGCTACCCTGTGCGGCCAGCAACACAGCCAGGCGGAAGAGCAAGTCACGCGGCTGGTGTGTGCACCTTATGACCTATTGGCTGAGTTACACAGCGTCGGGCCGCTGATGGCCTTGGTACGTAACGAACACGCGGTGCATGAAACCATCGGCAGCTTTGGCAAGCTGAGTGGAAATGGACCGGTACGGTTGTTTCTTGGTGCGCAAGACCAGCGCCTGTTTGCCTTTCGTTGGACTAAAGCCTTCTTCAGCAAGACGGATGCACGTGAAAGCATTCAGTTCTTCAATGCGCAAGGGAGCGCCAGCTTCAAGCTGTTCACGCGCCCCGACACTGACATGGACGCCTGGGCGAAATTGGTGTCACGCTATGTCGCGGAAGATCAAAGCCAAACCGAGACGGTTGCGCCTGCCAGCCCAGAGACCCAAAAAGTAATACTGAGTCACGACGAGGCCGCTCGATTACGCGAGCGCTGGGGAGCGTTGCGTGACATCCACCAGTTCAATCAATTACTGCGCGATTTCGAAGTCGGTCGCCTCACCGCAGTGCAATACGCTGGCAATGAATGGGTGCGTGAAGTGTCCTCTGATGCCATTGAACTGGCCTTGACCCAAGCCAAAGAACAACAGCTTTCCATCATGACCTTTGTCAGCAACGGGGACATTGTACAAATCCATACCGGCGTGCCGGATCGGCTGCTGCGCACTGGCCCGTGGTTTAACGTTCTTGATCCTAGTTTCAACCTGCACCTGAACACCGCTGGCATCGCCCAAGCGTGGGTCATTACACGACCAACAGGCGATGGATTGGTCACAACCTTGGAGGCCTTCGACGCCCACGGCAATTCCATTTTGCAGTTGTTCGGCGAGCGTCACGAAGGCGAGCCCGAGCTAGCCGAATGGCGGGCTCTGACGGAGCAATTGCCAACACCCGACAAGGAGACCGTCCATGCATCTGCATAA
- a CDS encoding heme ABC transporter ATP-binding protein, whose product MIKAENLTVRLHNRDILQAIHCALMPGELVCVVGCNGAGKSTLLSALCGDLPAHAGHVTLQEQPLAAMRHATLARIRAVMPQKVQLDFPFPSADVVAMGRMPVPENSAQTRHAVRECMLLTETLHLADRPYPSLSGGEQQRVQLARVLAQLWPFDQTEPRYLFLDETTASLDPLHQQKVFELALSLTHQRIGVLAVVHDMNLAAQFADRVWMLQDGLLVADGGPIQTLTPDRIARVFGGLQVSCDLDSATGRPWIRPVRAVTQQRQVA is encoded by the coding sequence ATGATTAAAGCTGAAAATCTAACTGTACGCCTACACAATCGTGACATTCTGCAGGCCATTCACTGTGCCTTGATGCCCGGCGAACTGGTCTGTGTGGTGGGTTGTAATGGCGCAGGCAAGTCTACCCTGCTCAGTGCGCTCTGTGGCGATCTGCCGGCCCATGCTGGTCACGTGACTCTACAAGAACAGCCGCTGGCCGCTATGCGGCATGCAACACTTGCCCGTATCCGTGCCGTGATGCCACAAAAAGTGCAATTGGACTTCCCTTTCCCGTCTGCCGATGTGGTGGCGATGGGGCGCATGCCCGTGCCAGAAAATAGCGCGCAGACTCGCCACGCGGTGCGCGAATGCATGTTGTTGACGGAAACCCTCCATTTGGCGGACCGCCCTTACCCATCATTGTCTGGAGGCGAACAGCAGCGCGTCCAATTAGCGCGAGTACTGGCCCAGCTTTGGCCCTTCGATCAAACAGAGCCGCGCTATCTGTTCTTGGATGAAACCACCGCCAGTCTCGACCCCTTGCATCAACAAAAGGTGTTTGAACTGGCGCTAAGCCTGACCCACCAGCGTATTGGTGTATTGGCAGTGGTGCATGATATGAACCTCGCCGCGCAATTCGCCGACCGAGTTTGGATGCTACAAGACGGACTCTTGGTGGCCGATGGAGGCCCTATCCAGACACTGACGCCAGACAGAATCGCACGCGTATTTGGTGGTTTGCAGGTCAGCTGCGACCTCGACAGCGCAACAGGCAGACCATGGATTCGCCCCGTACGTGCGGTAACGCAGCAACGACAAGTGGCCTAG